From Pseudanabaena sp. PCC 6802, one genomic window encodes:
- a CDS encoding phycobiliprotein lyase — MNIVEFFQHRAGTWTSTRTSHHLIIKKAESGTSEIHLEMLSVQDPQVIELCEQHGFNPEQALCAAKVTWNGSMEWDNKDTVGEGNHKGFTIFVPIADGDDIQQGHLLRHQGYAEKAPVVGRYVMSSDDVLSLITEYGTVYSEEKFWFPRPNLCLRAGITVGMSNVTSFCTEIRKVPPKSENTETARTATGAST; from the coding sequence ATGAATATAGTGGAATTTTTCCAGCACAGAGCTGGTACCTGGACATCAACGCGCACTAGCCATCACCTTATTATCAAAAAAGCTGAAAGCGGTACGTCTGAAATTCACCTGGAGATGCTGTCCGTACAAGATCCTCAGGTAATCGAACTGTGCGAGCAACACGGCTTTAACCCCGAACAGGCATTATGTGCCGCCAAAGTAACGTGGAATGGCTCAATGGAATGGGACAACAAAGATACGGTGGGCGAGGGTAACCATAAAGGTTTCACTATATTCGTGCCGATCGCAGATGGTGATGATATACAACAGGGCCACCTGCTGCGGCATCAGGGCTATGCGGAAAAAGCACCCGTAGTCGGGCGTTATGTCATGAGTTCCGATGATGTCTTGAGCCTGATCACGGAGTATGGCACGGTTTACTCTGAGGAAAAATTCTGGTTTCCCCGCCCCAATCTGTGCCTCCGTGCTGGTATAACCGTTGGCATGTCTAACGTCACTTCATTTTGTACCGAAATTCGTAAAGTCCCGCCCAAGTCAGAGAATACTGAAACTGCTCGAACTGCGACAGGAGCTAGCACTTAG
- a CDS encoding gas vesicle protein, protein MTQTIRTNTGSSSLADVLERVLDKGIVIAGDITVTVGNVELLSIRIRLLVASVDKAKEIGINWWESDPYLSTRAQELMLANQQLLERISLLEQELAVLKTNTLPQKRTVN, encoded by the coding sequence ATGACGCAAACGATTAGAACAAATACTGGTAGCTCTTCCCTGGCTGATGTCCTGGAACGGGTATTAGACAAGGGCATTGTCATCGCGGGAGACATTACCGTCACGGTCGGCAATGTGGAATTGCTCAGCATTAGGATTCGCTTGCTGGTGGCTTCTGTGGATAAAGCTAAAGAAATCGGCATTAACTGGTGGGAATCAGATCCATATCTCAGTACTCGCGCCCAAGAACTCATGCTGGCAAATCAGCAACTCCTGGAGCGCATTAGTTTATTAGAGCAAGAGCTAGCAGTTTTGAAGACAAATACACTGCCCCAGAAACGCACCGTCAATTAG
- the gvpN gene encoding gas vesicle protein GvpN: MTTVLQANPKQFVSTDFTRQIARRALRYLQSGFAIHLRGPAGTGKTTMAMHLAGLLGRPMVLIYGDEDLKSSKLIGSQSGYTRKKVVDNYIHSVLKVEDDMRSSWVDSRLTLAAKEGFTLIYDEFNRSRPEVNNVLLSTLEEKLIVLPPDSSQNEYVRVHPQFRAIFTSNPEEYAGVHATQDALMDRMITIEIGESDIETEKLILTNRVGLSPTQSLKIINLVRSYRRRSEHTKSSSLRICLMIGRICHEHDIPISGQNEDFRDLCHDVLISRFDRTPELEASLAKLLDQLP, translated from the coding sequence ATGACAACAGTTCTACAAGCTAATCCCAAGCAATTTGTCAGTACCGACTTCACTCGACAAATTGCTCGTCGCGCTTTACGATACCTGCAATCTGGCTTTGCCATCCACCTGCGCGGGCCGGCTGGTACGGGCAAAACGACAATGGCAATGCATCTAGCGGGACTGCTCGGTCGCCCTATGGTGTTGATTTATGGCGATGAAGATTTAAAATCCTCAAAACTCATAGGGTCGCAGTCAGGCTACACCCGTAAAAAAGTTGTAGATAACTACATTCACTCCGTCCTCAAGGTAGAAGACGACATGCGCAGCAGTTGGGTGGATTCCCGCCTCACGCTCGCTGCCAAGGAAGGCTTTACCCTAATTTATGATGAGTTTAATCGATCGCGCCCTGAGGTAAACAATGTCCTGCTCAGTACGCTAGAGGAGAAGTTAATCGTCCTTCCACCGGATAGCTCCCAGAATGAGTACGTGCGAGTACACCCGCAATTTCGGGCGATATTTACTTCTAACCCTGAAGAATATGCAGGCGTGCATGCTACCCAGGATGCCTTGATGGATCGCATGATCACAATTGAGATTGGCGAGAGTGACATCGAGACTGAAAAGCTGATTCTAACTAATCGTGTGGGGCTGAGTCCCACACAATCTCTCAAGATTATCAACTTAGTACGGAGCTATCGTCGTCGCTCCGAGCATACTAAATCTTCCAGTTTGCGAATTTGTTTGATGATCGGTCGGATCTGTCACGAGCATGACATTCCCATCTCGGGCCAGAATGAAGATTTTCGCGATTTGTGCCATGATGTCCTCATCTCCAGATTCGATCGCACGCCTGAGTTAGAAGCATCTCTGGCCAAACTACTAGATCAGCTACCATGA
- the gvpA gene encoding gas vesicle structural protein GvpA: protein MAVEKVNSSSSLAEVVDRILDKGVVIDAWVRVSLVGIELLAIEARVVIASVETYLKYAEAVGLTTSAAVPAA from the coding sequence ATGGCAGTTGAAAAGGTAAATTCTTCCTCTAGCCTTGCGGAAGTAGTCGATCGCATCCTTGATAAAGGTGTAGTGATCGATGCTTGGGTAAGAGTCTCTCTGGTAGGGATTGAGTTGCTAGCAATTGAAGCCCGCGTTGTCATCGCCTCTGTAGAAACATACCTCAAGTACGCAGAAGCAGTTGGTCTCACCACCTCTGCAGCCGTGCCTGCGGCTTAG
- the gvpA gene encoding gas vesicle structural protein GvpA: protein MAVEKVNSSSSLAEVVDRILDKGVVIDAWVRVSLVGIELLAIEARVVIASVETYLKYAEAVGLTTSAAVPAA from the coding sequence ATGGCAGTTGAAAAAGTTAACTCGTCCTCCAGCTTAGCTGAAGTAGTAGACCGCATCCTCGACAAAGGTGTCGTGATCGATGCTTGGGTAAGAGTTTCTCTGGTAGGGATTGAGTTGTTAGCGATCGAAGCCCGCGTCGTGATCGCTTCCGTAGAAACATATCTCAAGTACGCAGAAGCAGTTGGCCTCACTACCTCCGCTGCCGTTCCCGCTGCATAG
- the fabF gene encoding beta-ketoacyl-ACP synthase II encodes MQTSQSLSRVVITGLGAITPIGNTVEEYWQGLIAGKNGISDVTLFNAAKHECRIAGEVKGFDPHTYLDRKEAKRMDRFAQFAVSASLQALESAKLEITPLNAEQIGVLIGTGIGGLKVLEDQAEILMTKGPDRCSPFMIPMMIANMAAGLTAIRTGAKGPNSCTVTACAAGSNAIGDAFRLVQRGYAQAMICGGTEAAITPLSFAGFTAARAMSTRNDDPAHASRPFDRDRDGFVMGEGAGILILETLEHAQARGANILAEIVGYGATCDAYHMTSPAPEHEGAARAMSLALKDANLTPDRVNYINAHGTSTSTNDSNETTAIKKVFGDSAYKLAVSSTKSMTGHLLGGSGGIEAVASVLAVARDCAPPTINLVNPDPACDLDYVPHASRAMTIDVAASNSFGFGGHNVTLVFKKFTA; translated from the coding sequence ATGCAAACCTCTCAATCCCTCTCCCGCGTGGTCATTACTGGCTTAGGTGCTATCACACCTATTGGCAATACTGTTGAAGAGTACTGGCAAGGTTTAATTGCTGGCAAAAATGGCATTAGCGATGTCACTCTTTTTAATGCGGCCAAGCACGAATGTCGGATCGCTGGAGAGGTGAAAGGTTTCGACCCGCATACTTATCTAGATCGCAAAGAAGCAAAGCGCATGGATCGCTTTGCCCAATTTGCCGTTTCCGCTAGCCTCCAGGCACTTGAAAGTGCCAAGCTTGAAATTACCCCCCTCAACGCCGAGCAGATTGGGGTCTTGATCGGTACGGGTATTGGCGGTCTTAAGGTTTTAGAAGATCAAGCGGAAATCTTAATGACTAAAGGTCCCGATCGCTGCAGTCCGTTCATGATCCCCATGATGATCGCCAACATGGCAGCGGGTTTAACTGCTATTCGTACTGGCGCAAAAGGACCGAACTCCTGCACTGTGACTGCCTGTGCCGCAGGCTCCAATGCTATTGGCGATGCTTTCCGCTTAGTACAACGCGGCTACGCCCAGGCAATGATCTGTGGCGGCACAGAGGCGGCAATTACGCCGCTTAGCTTTGCCGGTTTTACAGCAGCCCGTGCCATGTCCACCCGCAACGACGATCCTGCCCATGCTTCCCGGCCTTTCGATCGCGATCGCGATGGCTTTGTGATGGGGGAAGGCGCGGGCATTTTAATCTTAGAAACCCTCGAACATGCCCAGGCAAGAGGAGCTAATATTCTGGCGGAAATTGTCGGCTACGGAGCTACCTGCGATGCCTATCACATGACATCCCCCGCACCGGAGCATGAAGGTGCGGCAAGAGCCATGTCCCTGGCACTCAAGGATGCAAACCTGACTCCGGATCGGGTCAATTACATCAATGCCCACGGCACCAGCACGTCCACAAACGATTCCAACGAAACTACCGCAATAAAAAAAGTATTTGGCGATAGTGCTTACAAGCTCGCCGTCAGTTCGACAAAGTCCATGACCGGCCACCTGTTGGGCGGTTCTGGCGGGATTGAAGCCGTTGCTTCAGTCCTGGCTGTAGCTAGAGATTGCGCCCCACCCACAATTAATCTAGTCAATCCAGATCCGGCGTGCGATCTGGACTACGTACCGCACGCATCTCGCGCCATGACAATCGACGTGGCAGCATCTAACTCGTTTGGTTTTGGCGGTCATAACGTCACTTTAGTGTTTAAGAAATTTACTGCCTAA
- the acpP gene encoding acyl carrier protein, translating to MSDTLAKVQDIVAQQLGVDVAEVKPEASFANDLGADSLDTVELVMALEEEFGIEIPDEDAEGIATVQNAVDYIDKKAAA from the coding sequence ATGAGCGACACTCTTGCAAAAGTTCAGGACATTGTGGCACAGCAACTCGGCGTAGATGTGGCCGAAGTTAAGCCCGAAGCTAGTTTCGCCAACGATCTAGGTGCTGACTCCCTCGATACCGTAGAGCTAGTTATGGCTCTAGAAGAAGAATTTGGTATCGAGATCCCCGATGAAGATGCAGAAGGAATTGCCACAGTCCAAAACGCCGTTGACTATATCGATAAGAAAGCAGCAGCATAG
- a CDS encoding beta-ketoacyl-ACP synthase III has product MRGVRLIGSGSSVPDKVMTNDDLAELVDTSDEWITTRTGIKQRRIVDAPDVGVATLAADAGRKAIAAAGITAQDLDLIVLATSTPDDLFGTAAKVQELLGAERAVAFDISAACSGFVFGLVTAAQFLRAGTYQNILLIGADVLSRWVNWSDRGTCILFGDGAGAVVMQDSEQDRLLGFELRSDGRGNGLLNLSYDRDLQTYAPITMNGKEVYKFAVTAVPEVLEKALHRANLQVAEIDWLILHQANQRILDAVQARMGIEPTKVVSNLANYGNTSAASIPLALDEWVRAGKIKPGDAIATSGFGAGLSWGAAIFRWH; this is encoded by the coding sequence ATGAGAGGTGTACGCTTAATTGGTAGTGGATCGTCCGTGCCGGATAAAGTAATGACCAATGACGATCTGGCTGAGTTGGTCGATACATCAGATGAGTGGATTACGACTCGCACGGGTATCAAACAACGTCGAATCGTTGATGCGCCGGATGTGGGTGTGGCGACTCTGGCAGCGGATGCGGGTCGCAAAGCGATCGCTGCGGCTGGAATTACTGCCCAGGATCTAGATCTGATCGTGCTTGCCACCTCCACCCCAGACGATTTATTTGGCACAGCCGCTAAGGTACAGGAGTTGCTAGGTGCCGAACGGGCAGTAGCTTTTGATATCAGTGCGGCCTGTTCCGGTTTCGTATTCGGCCTGGTAACGGCCGCGCAGTTCCTGCGCGCGGGAACCTATCAGAATATTTTGCTGATCGGTGCTGACGTTTTGTCGCGCTGGGTAAACTGGAGCGATCGCGGTACGTGCATTTTGTTTGGCGATGGTGCGGGCGCGGTGGTAATGCAGGACAGCGAGCAGGATCGGCTACTGGGGTTCGAGCTGCGCAGTGATGGTCGGGGCAACGGTTTGCTGAATCTCAGTTACGATCGCGATCTCCAGACCTACGCTCCTATCACCATGAACGGTAAGGAGGTATATAAATTTGCCGTGACCGCTGTTCCGGAAGTACTGGAAAAAGCCTTACATCGTGCTAACCTGCAGGTGGCTGAGATCGACTGGTTGATCCTGCATCAAGCTAACCAGCGCATTCTCGATGCCGTTCAAGCCAGAATGGGGATCGAACCGACCAAAGTGGTGAGCAATCTCGCAAATTACGGCAATACCTCGGCGGCCTCCATCCCTTTAGCATTAGATGAATGGGTGAGAGCTGGCAAAATTAAGCCCGGTGACGCGATCGCCACATCAGGATTTGGTGCGGGTTTAAGTTGGGGCGCTGCCATATTTCGCTGGCATTAG
- the plsX gene encoding phosphate acyltransferase PlsX translates to MRIAVDAMGGDYAPREIIAGALMAQAKLGVEVLLVGDRDAISTYLKQHHPEASHNKGVEIVAADGSIDMHEEPLEGLRRKPKSSIAVAMNLVRQKEADAVISAGHTGAAMAAALLRLGRLPGIDRPAIGALFPTLIPHKPVLVLDVGANVDCRPKFIEQFAMMGLLYSRYALGISQPKLGLLNIGEEPSKGNDLSVRVHQSLSDNNSIPFAGNAEGRDVLSGNFDVVVCDGFVGNVLLKFAESVGLVAMQILKEELPRGWRGKLGTLLLRPNLRKVKERMDYDEYGGALLLGVAGVCVIGHGSSKASSVLNAIRVAKDAVDNQVLERLREQIKSQKEQVPVSVDMDAPDDPPT, encoded by the coding sequence GTGCGAATTGCAGTTGATGCTATGGGTGGGGACTATGCCCCAAGAGAAATTATTGCCGGAGCTTTAATGGCTCAAGCTAAGTTAGGTGTAGAGGTTTTGCTAGTCGGAGACCGCGATGCCATATCGACCTACCTTAAGCAACACCATCCAGAGGCCAGCCACAATAAAGGCGTAGAAATCGTGGCAGCAGATGGTTCGATCGACATGCACGAAGAACCTCTGGAGGGACTGCGGCGCAAGCCTAAATCTTCAATCGCCGTCGCTATGAATTTAGTCAGACAAAAGGAGGCCGATGCCGTCATTTCTGCAGGACATACGGGTGCTGCGATGGCAGCCGCGCTATTGCGTCTCGGCAGGCTACCAGGTATCGATCGCCCCGCGATCGGTGCCCTATTCCCCACGCTCATCCCCCACAAACCCGTACTGGTTCTGGATGTGGGAGCCAATGTAGACTGTCGTCCCAAATTTATCGAACAATTCGCCATGATGGGCTTGCTTTATAGCCGTTATGCGCTCGGCATCAGTCAACCCAAACTAGGCTTGCTGAACATCGGTGAAGAACCATCTAAGGGTAACGACCTCAGCGTGAGGGTGCATCAGTCCTTGTCAGATAATAATTCCATCCCATTTGCTGGTAATGCCGAAGGTCGCGATGTCTTATCGGGCAATTTTGACGTGGTGGTGTGCGACGGCTTTGTTGGGAATGTGTTACTCAAGTTTGCCGAAAGCGTTGGTCTTGTCGCTATGCAAATTCTTAAAGAAGAATTACCAAGAGGCTGGCGCGGTAAGCTAGGCACCTTACTGTTGCGCCCCAACCTCAGAAAAGTGAAAGAGCGCATGGACTACGATGAATATGGCGGTGCTTTACTTTTAGGCGTAGCAGGCGTATGCGTGATCGGGCACGGTAGCTCGAAAGCATCCAGCGTCCTGAACGCCATCCGCGTCGCCAAAGATGCCGTGGACAATCAAGTCTTAGAAAGGCTGCGCGAACAAATTAAAAGCCAGAAAGAGCAAGTACCTGTATCAGTTGACATGGACGCTCCAGACGATCCACCTACTTAG
- a CDS encoding DUF6679 family protein — protein MLHRKIYQLCEAKSDVWIYLRDQGRWLERARILDIEGDVVTLRYETEDEDEVCSWEEMVRLESIGAVTQKLASVPKGNVTSSEILVSEDCPESEQIHPRPESSSD, from the coding sequence ATGCTACATCGCAAGATATATCAACTCTGTGAAGCCAAAAGCGATGTGTGGATTTACCTGAGGGATCAAGGTCGTTGGCTAGAAAGAGCGCGTATCTTAGACATTGAAGGCGACGTGGTGACGCTACGCTACGAAACTGAGGACGAGGACGAGGTTTGCTCTTGGGAAGAAATGGTACGCCTGGAGAGTATTGGTGCCGTCACGCAGAAACTGGCATCCGTGCCCAAAGGCAACGTTACATCCAGTGAAATTCTGGTATCTGAGGACTGCCCCGAGTCCGAACAAATTCATCCGCGTCCTGAGTCATCTAGCGATTAG